A stretch of Gallus gallus isolate bGalGal1 chromosome 2, bGalGal1.mat.broiler.GRCg7b, whole genome shotgun sequence DNA encodes these proteins:
- the ADNP2 gene encoding activity-dependent neuroprotector homeobox protein 2 isoform X1, with translation MFQIPVQNLDNIRKARKRVKGILVELGLDSCRELLKNLKSFDPGEKYFCNTSWSDVSPWESVGKRKRYRTKPYCCSLCKFSSKLLTSLKSHLHRYHEDEMDQELIVPCPKCVFASEPKVVGKHIRMFHSSNKRIQNYTVSILDGMKQFRSDIINFTCLKCNFTDTLYYNMKKHVLMNHFQNLISTYFGQRPDESKENCIENYCKKCNASANSQDSLMYHVLTAETHRDLENKLRSVISEHIKKPGLVKQMQIAPKLPQSVPVAALSVGPPVAPAGSITAPACIQLAFPQNNQNQTVVQPKVQNTVTSLTVPSASCSVPHTSSTPVVTPSHVTLVSSHLPVGQNNVNIQPSPSQPLIVSHRLPLNQPVTAGAVPLNHSVGTLNRPVAPTVLPVNQQVRPGLFPINQSVGTVNSPVATAPLPVTQPVSPVNQPVAPGVLSVNHLSENVNRPVGPTVLPMAQTVASGVLQLNQSAVSGVVPVRPPVRPGFLQLNQPVAPAVIPVNQSVRSALSQNATFLAAGSVLRQLIPTGKQFNGIPTYTLAPVSVTLPVPPGGGVTVGTPPQVPIQLMQSGTVTQLSQSPASAPSPPVVLTTQSISLQASPPDAETSQTLGKAKQWKICPVCNELFPSNVYEVHMEVAHKHSEVKIEEAQEPDKLAACAPFLRWMTEKTVRCFSCKCFLCEEELMKHLLMHGLACLFCTVTFHDLKSLAEHSKSTHSGKKQLHADYSNRGFQLGNEAQGDLVFPHFDFSTVLPEEDIGEREVHLAVLAGVNSRTLVPIYIKVKPQGAELNNGCNKVLTCPFCFSLFISQETYEMHLKERHHVMPTVHTILKSPAFKCIHCCGVYTGNMTLTAIAVHLLRCRSAPKNSNSSMKMQLERTEKKELLFVNGEKHDSVIKRKQSDTCFVTEDQKNKEQQPLSLSAGLALYPEDELYSGLVPLKRQKISIRTEMKKISSEDLRVLAVDPRQYDHGSYETQKQFLTDYFHVRPYPSKKEMQLLSTLLCAWKIDVASFFGKRRNICLKAINSHKPSVLLGFSMSELKNIKHKLNIKDEPLDM, from the coding sequence AGATACAGAACAAAGCCGTACTGCTGTAGTTTATGCAAGTTCTCATCAAAATTACTTACTTCACTGAAGAGTCATTTGCACCGTTACCATGAAGATGAAATGGATCAAGAGCTTATAGTACCTTGCCCAAAATGCGTGTTTGCTTCTGAGCCAAAAGTAGTGGGAAAACATATCCGAATGTTTCATTCATCTAATAAGAGAATACAGAACTATACAGTCAGCATCTTGGATGGCATGAAACAATTCAGAAGTGACATCATTAACTTTACATGTCTAAAATGTAACTTTACAGACACATTGTATTATAACATGAAGAAACATGTGCTGATGAACCATTTTCAAAACTTAATAAGTACGTATTTTGGCCAGAGACCTGATGAAAGTAAAGAGAATTGTATTGAGAACTACTGCAAAAAATGTAATGCTTCTGCAAACAGCCAAGATTCTTTAATGTATCATGTCTTGACAGCTGAAACACACAGAGACCTGGAGAACAAACTTCGGTCTGTAATTTCAGAGCATATTAAGAAACCAGGACTTGTGAAACAAATGCAGATAGCTCCAAAGCTTCCCCAAAGTGTACCTGTAGCTGCTCTGTCTGTAGGTCCTCCTGTGGCCCCAGCAGGTTCCATCACAGCTCCAGCTTGTATCCAACTTGCGTTCCCACAGAATAATCAAAACCAGACTGTGGTGCAGCCGAAAGTTCAGAACACAGTCACATCACTGACTGTTCCAAGTGCCTCTTGTAGTGTTCCACATACATCTTCTACTCCAGTTGTTACCCCATCGCATGTTACTCTTGTATCCAGTCACCTTCCTGTAGGTCAGAATAATGTTAATATTCAGCCATCTCCTTCTCAGCCTCTCATTGTTTCTCACAGACTTCCTCTTAATCAGCCTGtcacagctggggctgttccTCTGAATCATTCTGTTGGGACCCTAAACAGACCTGTGGCCCCTACAGTTCTTCCTGTTAATCAACAAGTCAGGCCTGGACTTTTTCCTATTAATCAATCTGTTGGTACTGTAAACAGTCCAGTTGCAACTGCACCGTTACCTGTTACTCAGCCTGTCAGCCCTGTCAATCAACCAGTTGCACCAGGAGTTCTCTCAGTGAACCATTTGTCTGAGAATGTGAATAGACCCGTTGGTCCCACAGTCCTTCCTATGGCTCAGACAGTTGCTTCAGGGGTTCTACAACTTAATCAGTCTGCTGTGTCTGGAGTTGTTCCTGTCAGACCGCCTGTCAGACCTGGATTTCTTCAGCTTAATCAACCTGTTGCCCCAGCAGTTATCCCAGTAAATCAGTCAGTTAGATCTGCACTTTCtcaaaatgcaacttttttgGCTGCAGGTTCTGTACTTAGGCAGTTGATTCCAACTGGGAAGCAATTTAATGGAATACCTACCTACACACTTGCTCCAGTTTCAGTTACTTTGCCTGTACCTCCTGGTGGTGGAGTAACTGTGGGTACTCCACCACAAGTGCCTATCCAGCTAATGCAGTCTGGGACAGTGACTCAGTTATCTCAGTCACCAGCTAGTGCACCCTCTCCTCCAGTGGTTTTAACAACTCAGAGTATATCATTACAAGCTTCCCCACCTGATGCTGAAACAAGTCAGACCCTTGGAAAGGCGAAGCAGTGGAAGATTTGCCCTGTTTGCAATGAGCTTTTTCCATCAAATGTTTATGAGGTGCATATGGAGGTGGCCCACAAACATAGTGAAGTAAAAATAGAGGAGGCCCAGGAACCCGACAAACTTGCAGCTTGTGCACCCTTTCTCAGGTGGATGACAGAGAAGACGGTCCGATGTTTCTCTTGTAAATGCTTTCTCTGCGAGGAAGAACTCATGAAACATCTGTTGATGCATGGCTTAGCTTGCTTGTTTTGCACAGTTACTTTCCATGACTTAAAAAGccttgcagagcacagcaaatcTACACACAGTGGGAAAAAGCAGTTACATGCAGATTACAGCAACAGAGGATTTCAGCTAGGTAACGAGGCTCAGGGTGACCTGGTATTTCCCCACTTTGATTTCAGTACAGTGTTACCAGAAGAGGACATTGGTGAAAGAGAAGTACACTTGGCAGTGCTCGCTGGAGTAAATTCAAGGACGCTCGTCCCCATTTACATCAAAGTGAAACCTCAGGGAGCAGAATTGAACAATGGATGCAACAAAGTGTTAACCTGTCcgttttgtttcagtttgtttattAGTCAAGAAACCtatgaaatgcatttgaaagaGAGGCATCATGTTATGCCAACTGTACATACAATTTTAAAGTCTCCAGCTTTCAAGTGCATCCACTGTTGTGGCGTGTACACTGGAAATATGACTCTGACAGCTATTGCTGTGCATTTGCTCCGTTGTAGAAGTGCTCCCAAGAACAGCAACTCAAGTATGAAGATGCAGCTTGAGcgtacagagaagaaagagctACTGTTTGTGAATGGGGAAAAGCATGATTCTGTAATTAAGAGAAAACAGTCTGATACCTGCTTTGTTACAGAAGACCAAAAGAATAAGGAACAGCAGCCACTGAGCTTAAGTGCTGGACTAGCTCTGTATCCAGAAGATGAATTGTATTCGGGGCTAGTGCCTTTGAAACGACAGAAGATTAGTATTAGGACTGAGATGAAGAAAATTTCTAGTGAGGATCTCCGTGTTCTAGCAGTAGATCCTAGACAATATGATCATGGTTCGTATGAGACTCAAAAACAGTTTTTGACAGACTATTTTCATGTGAGGCCATATCCTTCAAAAAAGGAGATGCAGTTATTGTCCACGCTGCTGTGTGCTTGGAAAATTGATGTTGCATCATTCTTTGGAAAAAGGAGGAATATATGCTTAAAGGCAATAAATAGTCACAAAccatctgtgctgctgggtttCAGTATGTCCGAACTAAAAAATATTAAGCACAAATTGAATATAAAAGATGAACCATTAGATAtgtaa
- the ADNP2 gene encoding activity-dependent neuroprotector homeobox protein 2 isoform X2 encodes MDQELIVPCPKCVFASEPKVVGKHIRMFHSSNKRIQNYTVSILDGMKQFRSDIINFTCLKCNFTDTLYYNMKKHVLMNHFQNLISTYFGQRPDESKENCIENYCKKCNASANSQDSLMYHVLTAETHRDLENKLRSVISEHIKKPGLVKQMQIAPKLPQSVPVAALSVGPPVAPAGSITAPACIQLAFPQNNQNQTVVQPKVQNTVTSLTVPSASCSVPHTSSTPVVTPSHVTLVSSHLPVGQNNVNIQPSPSQPLIVSHRLPLNQPVTAGAVPLNHSVGTLNRPVAPTVLPVNQQVRPGLFPINQSVGTVNSPVATAPLPVTQPVSPVNQPVAPGVLSVNHLSENVNRPVGPTVLPMAQTVASGVLQLNQSAVSGVVPVRPPVRPGFLQLNQPVAPAVIPVNQSVRSALSQNATFLAAGSVLRQLIPTGKQFNGIPTYTLAPVSVTLPVPPGGGVTVGTPPQVPIQLMQSGTVTQLSQSPASAPSPPVVLTTQSISLQASPPDAETSQTLGKAKQWKICPVCNELFPSNVYEVHMEVAHKHSEVKIEEAQEPDKLAACAPFLRWMTEKTVRCFSCKCFLCEEELMKHLLMHGLACLFCTVTFHDLKSLAEHSKSTHSGKKQLHADYSNRGFQLGNEAQGDLVFPHFDFSTVLPEEDIGEREVHLAVLAGVNSRTLVPIYIKVKPQGAELNNGCNKVLTCPFCFSLFISQETYEMHLKERHHVMPTVHTILKSPAFKCIHCCGVYTGNMTLTAIAVHLLRCRSAPKNSNSSMKMQLERTEKKELLFVNGEKHDSVIKRKQSDTCFVTEDQKNKEQQPLSLSAGLALYPEDELYSGLVPLKRQKISIRTEMKKISSEDLRVLAVDPRQYDHGSYETQKQFLTDYFHVRPYPSKKEMQLLSTLLCAWKIDVASFFGKRRNICLKAINSHKPSVLLGFSMSELKNIKHKLNIKDEPLDM; translated from the coding sequence ATGGATCAAGAGCTTATAGTACCTTGCCCAAAATGCGTGTTTGCTTCTGAGCCAAAAGTAGTGGGAAAACATATCCGAATGTTTCATTCATCTAATAAGAGAATACAGAACTATACAGTCAGCATCTTGGATGGCATGAAACAATTCAGAAGTGACATCATTAACTTTACATGTCTAAAATGTAACTTTACAGACACATTGTATTATAACATGAAGAAACATGTGCTGATGAACCATTTTCAAAACTTAATAAGTACGTATTTTGGCCAGAGACCTGATGAAAGTAAAGAGAATTGTATTGAGAACTACTGCAAAAAATGTAATGCTTCTGCAAACAGCCAAGATTCTTTAATGTATCATGTCTTGACAGCTGAAACACACAGAGACCTGGAGAACAAACTTCGGTCTGTAATTTCAGAGCATATTAAGAAACCAGGACTTGTGAAACAAATGCAGATAGCTCCAAAGCTTCCCCAAAGTGTACCTGTAGCTGCTCTGTCTGTAGGTCCTCCTGTGGCCCCAGCAGGTTCCATCACAGCTCCAGCTTGTATCCAACTTGCGTTCCCACAGAATAATCAAAACCAGACTGTGGTGCAGCCGAAAGTTCAGAACACAGTCACATCACTGACTGTTCCAAGTGCCTCTTGTAGTGTTCCACATACATCTTCTACTCCAGTTGTTACCCCATCGCATGTTACTCTTGTATCCAGTCACCTTCCTGTAGGTCAGAATAATGTTAATATTCAGCCATCTCCTTCTCAGCCTCTCATTGTTTCTCACAGACTTCCTCTTAATCAGCCTGtcacagctggggctgttccTCTGAATCATTCTGTTGGGACCCTAAACAGACCTGTGGCCCCTACAGTTCTTCCTGTTAATCAACAAGTCAGGCCTGGACTTTTTCCTATTAATCAATCTGTTGGTACTGTAAACAGTCCAGTTGCAACTGCACCGTTACCTGTTACTCAGCCTGTCAGCCCTGTCAATCAACCAGTTGCACCAGGAGTTCTCTCAGTGAACCATTTGTCTGAGAATGTGAATAGACCCGTTGGTCCCACAGTCCTTCCTATGGCTCAGACAGTTGCTTCAGGGGTTCTACAACTTAATCAGTCTGCTGTGTCTGGAGTTGTTCCTGTCAGACCGCCTGTCAGACCTGGATTTCTTCAGCTTAATCAACCTGTTGCCCCAGCAGTTATCCCAGTAAATCAGTCAGTTAGATCTGCACTTTCtcaaaatgcaacttttttgGCTGCAGGTTCTGTACTTAGGCAGTTGATTCCAACTGGGAAGCAATTTAATGGAATACCTACCTACACACTTGCTCCAGTTTCAGTTACTTTGCCTGTACCTCCTGGTGGTGGAGTAACTGTGGGTACTCCACCACAAGTGCCTATCCAGCTAATGCAGTCTGGGACAGTGACTCAGTTATCTCAGTCACCAGCTAGTGCACCCTCTCCTCCAGTGGTTTTAACAACTCAGAGTATATCATTACAAGCTTCCCCACCTGATGCTGAAACAAGTCAGACCCTTGGAAAGGCGAAGCAGTGGAAGATTTGCCCTGTTTGCAATGAGCTTTTTCCATCAAATGTTTATGAGGTGCATATGGAGGTGGCCCACAAACATAGTGAAGTAAAAATAGAGGAGGCCCAGGAACCCGACAAACTTGCAGCTTGTGCACCCTTTCTCAGGTGGATGACAGAGAAGACGGTCCGATGTTTCTCTTGTAAATGCTTTCTCTGCGAGGAAGAACTCATGAAACATCTGTTGATGCATGGCTTAGCTTGCTTGTTTTGCACAGTTACTTTCCATGACTTAAAAAGccttgcagagcacagcaaatcTACACACAGTGGGAAAAAGCAGTTACATGCAGATTACAGCAACAGAGGATTTCAGCTAGGTAACGAGGCTCAGGGTGACCTGGTATTTCCCCACTTTGATTTCAGTACAGTGTTACCAGAAGAGGACATTGGTGAAAGAGAAGTACACTTGGCAGTGCTCGCTGGAGTAAATTCAAGGACGCTCGTCCCCATTTACATCAAAGTGAAACCTCAGGGAGCAGAATTGAACAATGGATGCAACAAAGTGTTAACCTGTCcgttttgtttcagtttgtttattAGTCAAGAAACCtatgaaatgcatttgaaagaGAGGCATCATGTTATGCCAACTGTACATACAATTTTAAAGTCTCCAGCTTTCAAGTGCATCCACTGTTGTGGCGTGTACACTGGAAATATGACTCTGACAGCTATTGCTGTGCATTTGCTCCGTTGTAGAAGTGCTCCCAAGAACAGCAACTCAAGTATGAAGATGCAGCTTGAGcgtacagagaagaaagagctACTGTTTGTGAATGGGGAAAAGCATGATTCTGTAATTAAGAGAAAACAGTCTGATACCTGCTTTGTTACAGAAGACCAAAAGAATAAGGAACAGCAGCCACTGAGCTTAAGTGCTGGACTAGCTCTGTATCCAGAAGATGAATTGTATTCGGGGCTAGTGCCTTTGAAACGACAGAAGATTAGTATTAGGACTGAGATGAAGAAAATTTCTAGTGAGGATCTCCGTGTTCTAGCAGTAGATCCTAGACAATATGATCATGGTTCGTATGAGACTCAAAAACAGTTTTTGACAGACTATTTTCATGTGAGGCCATATCCTTCAAAAAAGGAGATGCAGTTATTGTCCACGCTGCTGTGTGCTTGGAAAATTGATGTTGCATCATTCTTTGGAAAAAGGAGGAATATATGCTTAAAGGCAATAAATAGTCACAAAccatctgtgctgctgggtttCAGTATGTCCGAACTAAAAAATATTAAGCACAAATTGAATATAAAAGATGAACCATTAGATAtgtaa